From one Acidobacteriota bacterium genomic stretch:
- a CDS encoding Fe-Mn family superoxide dismutase, translating into MLLVIKTEDADSPLTMKLKPLLTIDVWEHAYYIDYQNRRAAYFDAVIDKLLNWEFAASKLGLPRPILV; encoded by the coding sequence ATGCTCTTGGTCATCAAAACAGAAGACGCCGATTCCCCGCTGACGATGAAGCTCAAACCGCTCTTGACGATCGACGTTTGGGAGCACGCCTACTATATCGACTATCAAAATCGCCGGGCCGCATATTTCGACGCCGTTATCGACAAACTGCTCAACTGGGAATTCGCCGCGTCGAAGCTGGGTCTGCCAAGGCCCATCCTTGTATGA
- a CDS encoding protein kinase: MRELSLKNSRLDRRYDVLELLGRGSYAEIFLARDSIASPQSPHSQVVIKALNVLMQNDLDADLERTLVENFQNEAIALDRVRHPNVVSRLGHGTARDLRGVVFHYLVLEYLSGGDLGKRCREKSLTLAQSLDYIEQVCAGLAHAHRHGVIHRDIKPQNVLLSADLKTAKIADFGVARFSASETPITRVGTNIYAPPEHSPLLSDEPAVHAVSELTPAADIYSLAKTAFVMITGESPRFFAGRQISELPYAVRQEIWASTLLDVLSRATRQNPSERHQSVEEFWQDLARLKHLLQNHSAEIETHVSTRREQTPRAHVARGYTPFAPQQPKFNTSRELKFQNGQISAKRPTPVVSLDPNRPQPREVQVAEQRRFPAIPVSKPPATTGQPVPDYRPPDVTPAPPPKKKRKFFKRLAVTVVLLAIFGGILYGTQMIVRSLGNFSIAGLFTSRTGTTVRDVPLRSEANARSTQLGWVPSGSRVRIVGENDSWFEVEIVQFGRPREADWMTRGWIAKKAKSSEDNVDFSR; this comes from the coding sequence ATGCGGGAACTTTCTCTGAAAAACAGTCGGCTCGACCGGCGATATGACGTGCTCGAACTGCTCGGGCGCGGGAGTTATGCCGAGATCTTTCTCGCGCGCGACTCGATCGCTTCGCCGCAATCGCCGCACAGCCAGGTCGTCATCAAGGCGCTCAACGTTCTGATGCAGAACGATCTTGACGCCGATCTCGAGCGGACGCTGGTCGAAAACTTTCAGAACGAAGCGATCGCGCTCGACCGCGTCCGCCACCCGAACGTCGTCAGCCGGCTCGGCCACGGAACCGCGCGCGACCTGCGCGGCGTGGTCTTTCATTATCTTGTCCTCGAATACCTTTCGGGCGGCGATCTCGGCAAACGCTGCCGCGAAAAGTCCCTGACGCTGGCGCAGTCGCTCGATTACATCGAACAGGTCTGCGCCGGGCTGGCGCACGCGCACCGGCACGGCGTCATCCATCGCGACATCAAGCCGCAGAACGTGCTCCTGTCCGCCGATTTGAAAACGGCGAAGATCGCCGACTTCGGCGTCGCGCGGTTCTCGGCGTCGGAAACGCCTATCACGCGGGTCGGAACGAACATCTACGCACCGCCGGAACACAGCCCTCTGCTCTCCGACGAACCCGCGGTCCACGCCGTTTCGGAATTGACGCCGGCGGCCGACATCTACTCGCTGGCGAAGACAGCGTTTGTAATGATAACCGGCGAGTCGCCGCGGTTTTTCGCCGGACGGCAAATCAGCGAACTGCCGTACGCCGTGAGGCAGGAAATCTGGGCAAGCACGCTGCTCGACGTACTCAGCCGGGCGACACGGCAAAATCCTTCCGAACGGCATCAATCGGTCGAGGAGTTCTGGCAGGATCTGGCGCGGCTCAAACATCTTCTTCAGAATCATTCGGCCGAGATCGAAACGCACGTCTCGACGCGCCGCGAACAGACGCCGCGCGCGCACGTCGCCCGCGGCTACACGCCGTTCGCCCCGCAGCAACCGAAGTTCAATACCTCACGCGAACTGAAGTTTCAGAACGGACAGATCTCGGCAAAACGACCGACGCCGGTCGTCAGCCTCGATCCGAACCGGCCGCAACCCCGCGAGGTTCAGGTCGCCGAACAACGGCGGTTTCCGGCGATACCCGTTTCAAAACCTCCGGCTACAACGGGTCAACCCGTTCCCGATTATCGACCGCCTGACGTCACGCCCGCGCCGCCGCCGAAAAAGAAGCGCAAGTTTTTCAAGCGTCTCGCGGTGACCGTCGTCTTGCTCGCGATCTTCGGCGGAATACTCTACGGGACGCAGATGATCGTCCGCAGCCTCGGGAATTTCTCGATCGCCGGGCTTTTCACGTCACGTACCGGGACGACGGTCCGCGACGTTCCGCTGCGCTCCGAAGCGAACGCCAGGTCGACGCAGCTCGGCTGGGTTCCGAGCGGTTCACGGGTCAGGATCGTCGGCGAGAACGATTCCTGGTTCGAGGTCGAGATCGTACAGTTCGGACGACCGCGCGAAGCGGACTGGATGACGCGCGGATGGATTGCCAAAAAAGCAAAATCAAGCGAAGATAATGTTGATTTTTCGAGGTGA
- a CDS encoding DUF3662 domain-containing protein — translation MSVLDKVRKWIDGESSELVLEEAARDAQVKPRSVAEEFIVKIAREVEGVMQREIVPLPQGTAIIPTEYTIFLSEEDDKDWQGVKRRGLEQGLYHILAERAKEIAGKKKLETKSFAVQLRVDGTLEKGEVRVQHSWEDSNANKTSILSRPKPPQEAKPKPVVQPPPTAFQPPPAGFQPAPPVFQPPATPNFPVPVVPAPANEPPPTALPGSFQVPPKYLNQPAATPAALEENEESTRVQKRSLELYKIEVWRNGVRQNVIPVFQKEVVIGRGSKSKPVDVPLGGDPEISRRHLVIYTDGNGHFSMVNEGRNPAIINNYELPLGQQISIAPGVPISICTYMLRIQV, via the coding sequence TTGAGCGTTCTGGACAAAGTTAGAAAATGGATCGACGGCGAATCGTCGGAACTCGTTTTGGAAGAAGCCGCGCGCGACGCCCAGGTGAAACCGCGCAGCGTCGCCGAGGAATTTATCGTCAAGATCGCGCGCGAGGTCGAGGGCGTGATGCAACGCGAGATCGTTCCGTTGCCGCAGGGAACGGCGATCATCCCGACCGAGTACACGATCTTCCTGAGCGAAGAGGACGACAAGGATTGGCAGGGCGTGAAGCGCCGCGGACTCGAACAAGGCCTGTATCACATCCTTGCCGAGCGCGCGAAGGAGATCGCCGGCAAGAAAAAGCTCGAAACGAAAAGCTTCGCGGTTCAGTTGCGCGTCGACGGCACGCTCGAAAAGGGCGAGGTCCGCGTCCAGCACAGTTGGGAAGATTCGAACGCCAACAAGACCAGCATTCTTTCGCGTCCGAAACCGCCGCAGGAAGCGAAGCCGAAACCGGTCGTCCAGCCGCCGCCGACCGCGTTTCAACCGCCGCCGGCCGGCTTTCAGCCTGCGCCACCCGTTTTTCAACCTCCGGCAACGCCCAACTTTCCGGTTCCGGTCGTGCCGGCTCCGGCAAACGAACCGCCGCCGACCGCGCTTCCGGGCTCTTTTCAAGTGCCGCCGAAATACTTGAACCAGCCGGCCGCGACACCCGCGGCGTTGGAAGAAAACGAAGAATCAACCCGCGTCCAAAAGCGAAGCCTCGAACTCTACAAGATCGAGGTCTGGCGCAACGGCGTCCGCCAGAACGTGATTCCCGTATTCCAGAAAGAGGTCGTCATCGGCCGTGGTTCGAAATCGAAGCCGGTCGACGTCCCGCTCGGCGGCGACCCCGAGATCAGCCGCCGTCATCTCGTTATCTACACCGACGGCAACGGCCATTTCTCGATGGTCAACGAAGGCCGCAACCCGGCGATCATCAACAATTACGAACTCCCGCTCGGCCAACAGATCTCGATCGCCCCCGGCGTTCCGATCTCGATCTGCACATATATGCTGAGAATTCAGGTTTGA
- a CDS encoding glycoside hydrolase family 28 protein, producing MNRREFLELFAAGTGAGLLLSGRAFSQTASGDPWKTEYPRIMARIKAPKFKKRDYPVTKFGAVGDGKTLCTGAFRKAIETCHKSGGGRVVVPAGDWLTGAIHLKSNVNLHVQKGATIRFSTNPNDYLPLVHTRWEGMELMHISPLIYAYGQTNIAVTGAGTLDGQGKAFFWKWHGNPRYGGDPDVISQKAARARLYELMDRNAPLAERIFGVGHYLRPQFIQPYKCRNVLIEGVRIIDSPMWEVHPVLCENVIVRGVHIATHGPNNDGCDPESCKDVLIEDCFFDTGDDCIAIKSGRNNDGRRINAPSENIIIRNCTMKDGHGGITIGSEISGGVRNVFAENNRLDSADLWTALRVKNNASRGGKLENMFFRNITVGQVSRAVVEIDFNYEEGAKGDYVPLVRNYVVENLICAKGNRAVDLQGLDNAPIYDVSLRNCSFDSVDKPSIIKNVKGLRLVNVKVGGSVVERLD from the coding sequence ATGAACCGTAGGGAATTTCTTGAACTTTTTGCAGCCGGCACCGGTGCCGGATTGTTGTTGTCCGGTCGGGCTTTCAGTCAAACTGCGTCGGGCGATCCGTGGAAAACCGAATATCCGCGAATTATGGCGCGCATCAAAGCTCCGAAATTCAAAAAACGAGACTATCCAGTCACAAAGTTCGGCGCTGTCGGCGACGGCAAAACGCTCTGCACCGGCGCTTTTCGGAAGGCGATCGAGACTTGCCACAAGAGCGGCGGAGGCCGTGTCGTAGTGCCGGCCGGCGATTGGCTGACCGGAGCGATCCATCTCAAGTCGAATGTTAACCTTCACGTCCAGAAAGGAGCGACGATCAGGTTTTCGACGAACCCGAACGATTACTTGCCGCTCGTCCATACGCGCTGGGAAGGGATGGAACTGATGCATATCTCGCCGCTGATCTATGCGTATGGGCAAACGAATATCGCGGTCACCGGCGCCGGAACCCTCGATGGCCAGGGCAAGGCGTTCTTCTGGAAATGGCACGGCAACCCGCGTTACGGCGGCGATCCGGACGTCATCAGCCAGAAGGCGGCGCGCGCCCGGCTTTATGAGTTAATGGATCGCAACGCGCCTCTCGCCGAACGTATTTTCGGTGTCGGGCATTATCTGCGGCCGCAGTTCATCCAGCCGTACAAATGCCGCAACGTCCTGATCGAGGGCGTGCGGATCATCGACTCTCCGATGTGGGAAGTGCATCCGGTTCTTTGCGAGAACGTCATCGTGCGCGGCGTCCATATCGCGACTCACGGCCCGAACAACGACGGGTGCGATCCCGAGTCATGCAAAGACGTGCTCATCGAAGACTGCTTTTTCGACACCGGCGATGACTGCATCGCCATCAAATCCGGCCGCAACAACGACGGTCGTCGAATCAACGCGCCGAGCGAGAACATCATCATCCGCAACTGTACGATGAAGGACGGCCACGGCGGAATTACCATCGGAAGCGAGATATCGGGCGGGGTCCGCAACGTATTCGCCGAGAACAACCGGCTCGACAGCGCCGACCTGTGGACGGCGCTCCGGGTCAAGAACAACGCTTCACGCGGCGGGAAGCTCGAAAATATGTTCTTCAGGAACATTACCGTCGGCCAGGTTTCGCGCGCCGTCGTCGAGATCGACTTCAATTACGAGGAAGGCGCGAAGGGAGATTACGTCCCGCTGGTCCGCAACTATGTCGTCGAAAACCTGATCTGCGCGAAAGGGAACCGCGCGGTCGATCTTCAAGGACTCGACAACGCGCCGATCTATGACGTTTCTCTCCGCAATTGTTCGTTCGATTCGGTCGACAAGCCGTCGATCATCAAGAACGTAAAGGGTTTGAGACTGGTTAACGTGAAGGTCGGAGGCTCGGTCGTGGAACGCCTCGATTGA
- the pelA gene encoding pectate lyase, with the protein MKAILVCFPIFILTIATAVFGGAPDLVVAADGSGNVRTVGEAIAKVPENNRKRVTILIRKGTYFEQVNIPSSKPFITLIGESAAETKIAYSINNGRAGTTSAAYAFYVGGHSFRAENLTFENAFEYKPGTPGSQAVAVLAEADRLVFKNCRFLGWQDTLYAKNGRQYFENCYIEGNVDFIFGQAAAVFENSEIRSKGDGFIAAPMRFSADESSGFVFNRSKLTSNNGVKSVFLARPWRAFGRAVFIDTEMGSHIRPEGWNNWGNPDNEKTAYFAEIRSSGPGATPEKRAAWARKLGVSDEKQFSTATFLGGRDGWNPKNSDDGFLENTPPDWKSVVWTEVLKQKPVWYQTDEAARIADQVVLFQKSNGGWEKNIDMTRVLTERERGQLTSTKDVVRETTIDNRTTFTQVAFLAKVVSGSLQKQTPPTNFPKHRDAFLAGLDFLLAMQYENGGFPQFFPLQRNYSRFITFNDDAMIGVLNVLRDIARRSPDYAFVDGNRRAACEAAVARAIPLILGLQVEIKGAKTVWAAQYDEKTLKPAAARKFEPASLTAGESVGIVRFLMGEANPSAEIVAAVDGAVKWYRESRIDGFRWEKVNGDRKLTKDPNSTLWARFYEFNTMRPIFVGRDAVIRYDVSEIESERRNGYAWYIDEPNELLDKDYPRWKKTLKR; encoded by the coding sequence ATGAAAGCGATTCTGGTTTGTTTTCCGATATTTATCCTGACAATTGCGACGGCTGTGTTCGGCGGTGCCCCGGACCTCGTCGTCGCTGCTGACGGAAGCGGCAACGTCAGGACCGTCGGCGAGGCGATCGCCAAAGTGCCGGAAAACAACAGGAAGCGCGTCACGATCCTGATCAGGAAAGGGACCTATTTCGAACAGGTCAACATTCCTTCGTCCAAACCCTTTATAACGCTCATCGGCGAATCGGCCGCGGAGACGAAGATCGCCTACAGCATCAATAACGGCCGCGCCGGAACGACGTCGGCGGCATACGCTTTCTATGTCGGCGGACACAGCTTTCGCGCCGAGAATCTGACGTTCGAAAATGCGTTCGAATACAAGCCCGGAACGCCCGGCAGTCAGGCCGTCGCGGTTCTGGCCGAAGCCGACCGGCTGGTCTTCAAAAACTGCCGGTTCCTTGGCTGGCAGGACACTCTCTATGCAAAGAACGGACGGCAGTATTTTGAAAACTGTTACATAGAAGGCAACGTCGATTTTATTTTCGGACAGGCCGCGGCGGTCTTCGAGAATAGCGAGATCCGCTCCAAGGGCGACGGTTTTATTGCGGCTCCGATGCGTTTTTCCGCCGACGAGTCTTCGGGGTTCGTCTTCAATCGCTCGAAACTGACCTCAAACAATGGGGTCAAATCGGTTTTTCTCGCGCGTCCGTGGCGGGCGTTCGGCCGGGCGGTCTTCATCGATACCGAAATGGGGTCGCATATTCGTCCCGAAGGATGGAACAACTGGGGGAACCCGGACAACGAGAAAACCGCATATTTCGCCGAGATCCGATCTTCGGGGCCCGGAGCGACACCTGAAAAACGCGCGGCCTGGGCGCGGAAGCTTGGCGTTTCTGACGAGAAGCAATTTTCCACCGCGACATTCCTCGGCGGCCGGGATGGTTGGAACCCGAAGAACAGCGATGACGGATTCCTCGAAAACACGCCGCCTGACTGGAAATCCGTCGTCTGGACCGAGGTTCTCAAACAAAAGCCGGTCTGGTATCAGACAGATGAGGCCGCGCGGATCGCCGATCAGGTCGTGCTTTTTCAGAAATCGAACGGAGGGTGGGAAAAGAACATCGATATGACGCGCGTTCTGACCGAGCGCGAACGCGGGCAACTGACGTCAACAAAAGACGTCGTAAGGGAAACCACGATCGATAACCGCACGACCTTCACCCAAGTCGCGTTTCTTGCAAAAGTGGTCTCGGGAAGTCTTCAGAAGCAGACGCCGCCGACCAATTTCCCGAAACATCGCGATGCGTTTCTCGCCGGCCTCGATTTTCTGCTCGCGATGCAATACGAGAACGGAGGATTTCCGCAGTTCTTCCCGTTGCAGAGGAACTATTCCCGATTCATCACGTTCAATGACGACGCGATGATCGGCGTGTTGAATGTTTTGCGGGACATTGCCCGAAGGTCACCCGACTACGCGTTCGTCGATGGGAATCGTCGCGCGGCGTGCGAGGCCGCGGTTGCCAGGGCGATTCCGCTGATCCTCGGTTTGCAGGTCGAGATCAAAGGTGCGAAAACCGTCTGGGCCGCGCAGTACGATGAGAAAACGCTAAAGCCCGCAGCGGCGCGAAAGTTCGAACCGGCATCGCTGACGGCCGGGGAATCGGTCGGAATCGTGCGGTTCTTGATGGGCGAGGCGAATCCTTCGGCGGAGATCGTCGCGGCGGTCGATGGCGCGGTCAAATGGTATCGCGAGAGCAGAATAGACGGCTTCCGCTGGGAAAAGGTGAACGGCGACCGCAAACTGACAAAGGATCCGAATTCGACGCTTTGGGCGCGATTCTACGAGTTCAACACGATGAGACCGATCTTTGTCGGCCGCGACGCGGTGATCCGCTACGATGTTTCCGAGATCGAGTCGGAACGTCGCAACGGCTACGCTTGGTACATCGACGAACCCAACGAACTGCTCGACAAAGATTATCCAAGATGGAAGAAGACGCTGAAACGGTAA
- a CDS encoding carboxypeptidase regulatory-like domain-containing protein has translation MRNGRIRTGIIGIVGALVLALSMNAFAQEFRATITGSVKDPNGANVVGATVVVKNIATNIANTVTTNEDGSYTVPFLVPGKYSINVSGNGFKTSVRESVELNVDDRLTIDFQLEIGTQAEVNIVAGADLVERGSVTTGTVISNRQVEELPLPEGAVLTLVTQAPGVVYTGNPQFTGPTANGNLASFRTNGAGGNQINLDGSPNLAFAGQVAFTPPSDAVQEFKVQTNSFDAQNGFTAGSTVNVALKSGTNKFHGSVYYYDRDKSRTANNFFNNRLGLEQAPRKYFRYGGSVNGPIFKDRTFFLFTYEKQKDNISEPTTFRVPTALQRTGDFSELLPSTVIYDPATAFLGNTTCGTTGTLGTVCRTPFAGNVIAPGRINSVSQRYLNLFPLPNQPIVNGIGVYASNMNLLRPYESYLGKVDHNFNESHKIFGKYYYSKSSEDRYNWLGQPDSPTRGFEYRVNKGANVNYTATLSSSLILDVRGSYNLFSQERRPANPIAPADLGFSSAALSAFRGSTVIPRFDFASFTTASIANAIGSNRSDYNEGLYRPFNLMSIQPTVTQIFGDHTFRYGYDLRILKEKNETNGFRSGRFQFDGTYTAQASNSSTALRAAYGRDLAAFLLGIPTASTNSFADNPTVYDVKSTYHGVFFQDDWRVNQKLTINWGLRYEYETGVTEAEGRIVTGFDKISANPLRASALANYNASVPTGVPVDAFQSLAGGLLFATSASDANQSVDKNNWQPRIGVSYSLDDKTVIRAGFGIFVAPFQITAVNQAGFSTPTLFVPSTNNGLTFIADLNNPFPSGVAESPGSSLGLATFIGRDLTVLANERKNAQFWRFIAGFQREMKFGIGLDVNFIHSRGYDLAVNRSINNIPTAYLNAGTEFSSTVSTFLGASVPNPFRGLVPSNATFNAATIARRNLLTPYPEFGNVVLGEYNGTSNYTAIQIQAVKRFTKGLSLNASYSFSREHESTAYLNPQDENLTDQVSPTERPHRITFSGIYELPIGRGRWIGKDWNRWVDALIGGWQFQSNYEWQSGEPLVFGNVYYDPQAVNPYLLKSRLGKKNEAGLRYGIDIPAFDVTGFYPAGFILNGASAPASIGLGTTNIGSNNTLRYFPLTTGKLRNQRFLNFNLGMSKNFRIREGMKIQLRVEAINVLNTPYFSAPNLSPSNTPNLTTAGASNLGRFGFTNGPTRQPPRDIQIGARFTF, from the coding sequence ATGAGAAATGGTCGTATCCGAACCGGCATTATCGGCATCGTCGGCGCGCTTGTGCTGGCGTTGTCGATGAACGCCTTTGCACAGGAATTCCGCGCGACAATTACCGGCAGCGTCAAGGATCCGAACGGAGCCAATGTCGTCGGAGCGACGGTCGTTGTCAAAAACATCGCGACGAATATCGCAAACACGGTAACCACGAATGAAGACGGCAGCTATACCGTTCCGTTCCTGGTTCCCGGCAAGTATTCGATCAATGTATCCGGCAATGGATTCAAGACCTCGGTTCGCGAAAGCGTCGAGCTTAACGTTGACGATCGTTTGACGATCGACTTTCAGCTTGAGATCGGAACCCAGGCCGAAGTCAACATCGTCGCGGGCGCCGATCTGGTCGAACGCGGGTCGGTGACAACCGGAACTGTGATCAGCAATCGGCAGGTCGAGGAACTTCCGTTGCCCGAAGGGGCTGTTCTGACACTCGTGACACAGGCGCCGGGCGTCGTGTACACCGGAAACCCGCAGTTTACCGGACCGACCGCCAACGGCAACCTCGCTTCGTTCCGGACGAACGGCGCCGGCGGCAACCAGATCAACCTCGACGGTTCGCCGAATCTCGCGTTCGCCGGTCAGGTGGCGTTTACGCCGCCGTCCGACGCGGTCCAGGAGTTCAAGGTCCAGACCAACAGCTTCGACGCGCAGAACGGTTTCACGGCCGGTTCGACCGTCAATGTTGCGCTCAAGAGCGGAACCAACAAGTTCCACGGCTCGGTATACTACTACGACCGCGACAAGAGCCGCACGGCGAACAACTTCTTCAACAACCGGCTCGGACTGGAACAGGCGCCGCGCAAGTACTTTCGTTACGGCGGTTCGGTCAATGGTCCGATCTTCAAAGATCGAACGTTCTTCCTTTTCACTTACGAAAAGCAGAAAGACAACATATCCGAACCGACGACATTTCGTGTCCCGACCGCTCTTCAGCGTACAGGCGATTTCTCGGAGCTGCTGCCCTCGACGGTCATCTACGATCCTGCGACTGCCTTTCTTGGCAACACGACCTGCGGAACTACCGGAACGCTCGGGACCGTTTGCCGGACGCCGTTTGCCGGCAACGTCATCGCGCCGGGACGCATCAACTCGGTCTCACAGCGGTATCTTAATCTTTTCCCGCTCCCGAATCAGCCGATCGTCAACGGCATCGGCGTTTATGCGTCGAATATGAACCTTCTCCGGCCATACGAATCGTATCTCGGGAAGGTCGATCATAATTTCAACGAAAGTCACAAGATCTTCGGGAAGTACTACTACAGCAAGAGTTCGGAAGACCGATACAATTGGCTGGGCCAGCCCGATTCGCCGACCCGCGGCTTTGAGTACCGCGTCAACAAGGGCGCGAACGTCAATTACACGGCGACTCTCTCTTCGAGTCTGATCCTCGACGTCCGCGGCAGTTACAACCTGTTCTCGCAGGAACGCCGACCGGCTAACCCGATCGCGCCGGCGGACCTCGGATTCTCGTCCGCCGCGCTCTCCGCATTCCGCGGTTCAACAGTGATTCCGCGATTCGATTTCGCGAGTTTCACGACGGCTTCAATCGCGAACGCCATCGGATCGAACCGTTCGGACTACAATGAGGGTCTTTACCGTCCCTTCAATTTAATGTCGATCCAACCGACGGTCACGCAGATATTCGGTGACCATACATTTCGATACGGTTACGACCTGCGCATCTTGAAGGAGAAGAACGAAACCAACGGCTTTCGCTCGGGCCGTTTCCAGTTTGACGGAACGTACACCGCGCAGGCTTCGAATTCGAGCACGGCGTTGCGCGCCGCATACGGGCGTGACCTCGCGGCGTTTCTTCTGGGTATCCCGACGGCATCGACAAACAGCTTCGCCGACAATCCAACGGTGTACGACGTCAAGTCGACCTATCACGGAGTCTTTTTCCAGGATGACTGGCGCGTCAATCAGAAATTGACGATCAACTGGGGACTTCGCTACGAATACGAAACGGGAGTTACCGAAGCCGAGGGCCGAATCGTTACCGGATTCGACAAGATCTCCGCCAACCCGCTCCGGGCTTCGGCGTTGGCAAACTACAACGCAAGCGTCCCGACAGGCGTTCCGGTCGATGCGTTTCAATCACTCGCCGGCGGGCTCCTTTTCGCGACGAGCGCCAGCGACGCCAACCAATCGGTCGACAAGAACAACTGGCAGCCGCGTATCGGCGTTTCGTATTCGCTCGATGACAAGACGGTGATCCGCGCCGGATTCGGGATCTTCGTCGCGCCTTTCCAGATCACGGCGGTCAACCAAGCCGGATTTTCGACGCCGACACTGTTCGTTCCTTCGACCAACAACGGTCTGACCTTCATCGCCGATCTAAACAATCCGTTTCCGAGCGGCGTCGCCGAATCACCGGGTTCGAGCCTTGGACTCGCGACCTTCATCGGCCGCGACCTGACGGTTCTCGCCAACGAACGCAAGAACGCTCAATTCTGGCGCTTCATCGCCGGCTTCCAGCGCGAAATGAAGTTCGGAATCGGCCTCGATGTGAACTTCATTCATTCGCGCGGCTACGATCTCGCGGTCAACCGTTCGATCAATAACATTCCGACCGCATATTTGAATGCCGGAACCGAATTCAGTTCGACGGTCTCGACGTTCCTCGGCGCGAGCGTTCCGAATCCGTTCCGCGGACTGGTTCCGAGCAACGCGACGTTCAACGCCGCGACGATCGCTCGTCGTAATCTTCTGACGCCGTACCCGGAATTTGGAAACGTGGTGCTCGGCGAATACAACGGAACGAGCAACTACACCGCGATTCAGATCCAGGCGGTCAAACGCTTTACGAAAGGACTTTCGCTGAATGCGTCGTATTCTTTTTCGCGCGAGCACGAAAGCACCGCGTATCTCAATCCGCAGGACGAGAACCTTACCGATCAGGTCTCGCCGACCGAGCGTCCGCATCGCATCACCTTCTCGGGCATCTACGAACTTCCGATCGGCCGCGGCCGTTGGATCGGCAAGGATTGGAACCGTTGGGTCGACGCGCTCATCGGCGGCTGGCAGTTCCAGTCGAATTACGAATGGCAGTCGGGCGAACCGCTGGTGTTCGGCAACGTCTATTATGATCCGCAGGCCGTTAACCCGTATCTGCTTAAAAGCCGCCTCGGCAAGAAGAACGAGGCGGGGCTGCGTTACGGGATCGACATTCCGGCATTCGATGTCACCGGGTTCTATCCCGCGGGCTTTATCCTGAACGGCGCGTCGGCGCCGGCATCGATCGGCCTCGGAACGACGAATATCGGTAGCAACAACACGCTCCGCTATTTCCCGCTGACGACCGGAAAGTTGCGAAACCAGCGATTCCTGAACTTCAATCTCGGAATGTCGAAGAACTTCCGCATTCGCGAGGGAATGAAGATCCAGCTTCGTGTCGAGGCGATCAACGTGCTTAATACGCCGTATTTCAGCGCACCGAACCTTTCTCCGAGCAACACGCCGAACCTGACCACGGCGGGCGCCAGCAATCTCGGGCGATTCGGATTTACCAACGGTCCGACGCGCCAGCCGCCGCGCGACATTCAGATCGGAGCGAGGTTCACTTTCTAG